The DNA window aattacctcATGCtggaattcaagatggccgccactctggacgccgtaattttgaattGGTTATAaatcctccatgaatgcagcaagagagttGAAGGGAAGTCTTTTTGTGATGCTTTCAATGTATGAACCCTCACCATAAAAGTCAGATCTCTCAAATTAGAATCTCATGAAAAAATTACCAACTAATTATCAACCTGAAAAGCTACGCTTTTCTTCACTTGCGTAGGAATCTTTCAACTTCCTCATACGGTAGAAAACAATGTATTCTGTCGTAAGGAATTTGCTTtcgtttgtttacaaacaaacaaacttaacaAGTAAGCACCTGAAGAGTACACAGAATAGGGAGAGGATTACACGCATACTGTACTACCAAAGATCAAATATTGGGGTGTTTGCTTTGACTGTACCGAGTGGACGCCCTGTTGTTGATACATTCACAAAAGGATTAACGTTgaaaaatcaatcttttttttcgtTTAGaaaagactaagagagagagagagagagagagagagagagagagagagagagagagagagagagagagagagcgctgctaAAGTATTCAATGGTTTTATGTCAGAGAGGAAACATGATATTCCTTGATGGTCCAAATAAACATACTTAATGACAAAGAAGTTGTGTCTGGCCAGAAAAGTGTTCCAGAACCCATACTTCTTCCTCCAAGAATGTTATGAAAAAATTAAGTTTACATCGAAAAGGCGCAATGGCTGAACCATGATTACATTCCCAAAGTAGGTCCCTTTCAACATTTTCCAGAGTGCAAAAGTGCGTGCTtgtatgcgtctgtgtgtgtgtgtgtttgtgtgtgtgcgcaagagagagagagagagagagagagagagagagagagagagagagagagagagagagagagagagagagagagagagagaaagtgctttTTCAATTAGTTTTAAATTTCTTACGTCTATAATAGTTTACCTATTTGGAAATAAGAGGGTTGTTTTACATGTCCTTAcagagacacgcacacacatacaggatatatacatatacatacacagaacatatatatatgtatatatatatatatatatatatatatatatatatatatatatatatatatatatatatataaatatatatatatatatatatatatatatatatatatatatatatatatattataaaaagtatatatactgtataaacacgcacatataattacacataaaaaagatatgtatatatgtgtatatacataagccTATAAATGCATGCacagatttgcatatatatacatacacacagacacacgctcacactcatatatatatacatatatgtatatatatatatatatatatatatatatatatatatatatatatatatatatatacaattctatctatctatctatttatctatctatatattctatctatctatctatctatctatctatctatatatatttcctttggggaaaagaaattactaaatattcaatggcggaataagattcgtgttttggaaaaaaaaaatgagaatatagaCAAACTTATGTCTTCAAGAGCAGAAAGatagtttcggtgaagaccgagtgaagatttTTCCAAAAttgaacgaagacgtcttcaaagtctcgctctcTCATTCGAAtaataatcggaatcagtttcaggagacgatctcgaagccaacgaagacttctccagtcttcaaaactccttcaatctcggagtcgatatttctgcgaggacctacttcgatttcttcaaattatacctgatcaaagtcaagtgatctgcattctgagttttacaatgatgttcacaaacaacgcattgagagcCATCAGCGAGTACGGAAAGAAACATCTACTTGGAGGTCTCTCTTCCGAAGAcgggtttcaggaccagcaaccccggttgatggaactggaaggactacgcctcattttgggaggtggtcttctgatgaggaaattctgggccgaggaggaaaagaattaggcactcgagcctgtcttggaccaggaggaactcgacggaGTTTCTGGGGAGACGGAAGCCGTCATGAgtgggaaggatcctttgctttccggcgaggaggaacagctgcaGCTGCCAGGAGGCACAGGGAGTGTTGTCTTTAATAGAGATGTACAAGTTCAGGTAGAGACTCAACATCCtacctctaacagagatgtagacgTTCAGGTAGAGACTGACatatctctaacagagatgtagaagttcagacggacggagacaccgagattgaagatctcaggcgaaagaatgaaaacatggctaaggaacttgccaataaacaggctgtgattgaagccCATGAAAATCAACTTGTtgattactatcaatcaattctAAAGCTAAAAGTGGAGCTGaaaatggctcaggagaaaaatgaTGCCCAAAATCAAATGGAATCAGCacttgtgagagagaaggaagctctgaaacaagagcttgaagataaagtgactttggatgaagaaaacacaatgaaaatagttgagttgaatgaggaactggtaaaggccaagaaggaaatcaAGGCTCATGACGAGgtgaaatcgatccttctggcagagaatgaagatctcaaaaaatccaatgaggaacgaagcttcctaaatgaagaattggctctagagaaaatcaaactagaaaagagctgatggaggctcgtgctaatgatcagaatagaagccaaggacaccaaagtCTAGTAGAAGATCTGCAgggggagatttctaaagctctagtacaaaatcatgagctaaaggaggcggtgttcacaataacaaagaagaacgaaggaCTTCGAGAACAACTGGAGAATAATGTTAAACGAGAAAAGAATTTGAACggtaagattgttcgaatgaccaaTATGCAAGATCAAATGAAGAAGGAATTGTCCGCaaaggatgtcatctcttcactgaagaaggaacttcagaagaaaGATTTGGAAAACTTTATAAAAGAAGAAGGAATGGGTGACGTTGAAAGGTGTGAAACAGCAGCAGAAGGTGACAAGAAAAtagtcgttgtgaaggaagaaaaacaagaagaagacggACCCCAAAGAAAACTTTTGATaaagaaaccaaagaagaagaaaccaaaacgggacaaggtctcttactcttgggccccccttggaTCCATAGTCCAGGGTTTGGAAACTggcgaaaataaggttcataacgaacgatctcaggaggaaaaaatccaaaataaagtcagaaacaaaacaaatagaaaattaaaaaagcaaaagaaaaaaattataaaataaaaaaccaaaagataaaaataaaaaataagaaaccaaaaaaaaatttaaaacaaaaaaaaatgtgataagaatatatatatttttttttttaagggaatattttatttttattttgtgaaaggaatatattcttatgttattttgtgaaaggaaaacttttttttttattttatagcgacgtcgcttattttataaaaggaatataccggtattattatttttgtgaaagaaatattattttttaatttttttttttttttaggtttaaggatggcaggcttaactgcctaggctaatgatgcttggcttaattgcttagcataatgatgcttgtctaaactgcctggcatatttttttttttttaggtttaagaatGCCAGGCTtaaggcttaactgcctaggctaatgatgcttgtctaaactgcctggctgcctggcatatttttttttaggcttaaggatgccaggcttaactgcctaggctaatgatgcttgtcttaactgcctggcatatttttttttttttttctttaggtttaaggatgccaggcttaactgcctaggctaatgatgcttgtctaaactgcctgcctggcatattttttttttttttttaggtttaaggatgccaggcttaactgcctaggcgaatgatgcttgtctaaactgcctgcctggcatatttttttttttttttaggtttaaggatgccaggcttaactgcctaggctaatgatgcttgtctaaactgcctgcctggcatatttttttttttttaggtttaaggatgccaggcttaactgcctaggcgaatgatgcttgtctaaactgcctacctggcatatttttttttttttttaggtttaaggatgccaggcttaactgcctaggctaatgatgcttgtctaaactgcctgcctggcatatttttttttttttttaggtttaaggatgccaggcttaactgcctaggcgaatgatgcttgtctaaactgcctgcctggcatattttttttttttttttttaggtttaaggatgccaggcttaactgcctaggcgaatgatgcttgtcttaacagcctggcttattattattatttttttttaggtttaaggatgccaggcttaactccCTAGCCTAATTATGCTTATCCTAACtgcctggcatatatatatatatatatatatatatatatatatatatatatatatatatatatatatatatatatatatatatatatgtatatatatatatatatatatgtatatatatatttaggtttaaggatgccaggcttaactgcctagcctaaagatgcttgtcttaactgcctggcatattatttattttttttaggtttaaggatgcttggcttaactggctagcctgatgatgcttggcttacctgcctggcataatgatgcttggctaaactgcctggcctagtaatgtttggcttaactgaccggtctaatgatgcttggcttaactgcctggcctaataatgctttgCTTTAATGCCTGTCttaatgatgcttggtttaactgcctggcctaataatgcttggcataactgcctatcctaatgatgcttggcttaacttcaaggcctaatgatgcttggcttaactgccttgcctATTGATGTTTgggttaactgcctggcctaatgatgcttggcttaactgtctggcctaatgatgcttggcttaactgcctggcctaataatgctttgCTTAACtacctggcataatgatgcttggcttaactgcaaggcctattgatgcttggcttaactgcctggcaaaatgaggcttggcttaactgcagggcttaatgatgcttggcttaactgcctagcttagtgatacttggcttaactgtctagcctagtgatttttggcttaactgcctggcctagtgatttttggcttaactgcctggcctaataatgcttggctaaactgcctggcaaaatgatgcttggcttaactgaaaggcctaatgatgcttggcttatctgcctggcctgatgatgctttaCTTAACTGCcgggcttaatgatgcttggcttaactgcctagcctagtgatttttggcttaactgcctggcctagtgatttctggcttaactgcctggcctagtgatttttggcttaactgcctggcctaatgatgcttggcttaactgcctggcctaaggatgcttggcttaactgcctggcctaatgatgcttgggttaactgcctggcctaatgatgcttggcttaactgcctggcctaatggtgcttggctttcctgcgtggcctaatggtgcttggctttactgccttgGCTTATGATTGGCTCAACTGAcggggctaaggatgtttggcttaactactttgtctgagggtgtatggcttaactggctggcctaaggatgtttggctgacctgccttatctaagaaggtttggcttaactacctggtctgtgtgtggctgaactgtccggaaaaaaccgaaacgcttaactggctggcctaaaaagaagggcctaggtgactggacttaaaatgtttggctGGAAtgcctggactagggatgtttggcttgcctgatttgtataggggtgcgaggcttaactacctgggctaaggttgtatggcttcaATGCCTTGCattaggaactatggcttagaggccatgcctaaggaagttttgcgtaactgcctcagctaaggatgtttggcttaactgactggcctaagaatgtttggcatagctacctggcctaaggagggacggcttcactacctggcataggaatgcttgtcttaactgcctggtcttataatgcttgagttaactgtattgcataaaaatacttggcttggatacctggcataaagaagcttgccttaaatgcctggcacaattatgcttgctTTTGCAGAGCCGAATGATGTTTAGCTTAACTACAGAGCcaaataatgaatggcttaaatgctggCCTAATGATAAATGGCTAAATgcttagccttataatgaatgacttaaatatctggtcttaggatgaaaggcttaaatgcttagccttgtaatgaatggcttaaatgcctggacttaggatgaatggcttaaatgcttggcCATAAGATgcatggcttaaatgtctggccttaggatAAATGGCTAAAATGCCTAgacttataatgaatggcttaaatgtctaggctcataatgaatggcttaaatgcctggccttaggatgaatgatttaaaagcctggccttaggatgaaaggttTAAATGcatagccttataatgaatggcttaaatgcctagccttacgACGAAAGGCTTAAATGCTTAGTCTTAtattgaatggcttaaatgcctgtccTTAGGATGAATGcattaaatgtctggccttataatTAATGGCCTGAAATCCTGGCCTGAagatgaatggcataaatgcctggccttataatgaatagcctaaaagcctggccttgaaatgaatggcttacatgcctggccttataatgaatagcctaaaagcctggccttacgACTAATGGTTTAAAtacctggccttataatgattggcttaaatgattggccttagtatgaatgtcTTAAATGCCTATCCTTATAATGAAATGCTtagatgcctggccttaggatgaaaggcttaaatctctagccttataatgtttggcttaaatgcctggccttaggatgaatgatttaaaaagcctggccttaggatggaaggttaaatgcctggccagaggacgaatggcttaaatgcctagcctgaaaatgaatggcttaaatgtctggccttataatgaatggcttaaatgcctggccctataatgcaaggcttaaatgcctggccttaggatgaatgatttaaaagcgtggccttaggatggaaggcttaaatgcctagccttataatgaatggcttaaatgcctggccttaggatgaatgacttaaaagcctggccttagaataaaaggcttaaatgcctagccttataatgaatgatATAAAGCCCTGCTTTAGGATGAATGGCCTAAATGGCTGGCCCTATAATGAATGGCTAAAAGCCTGGTCTTATATtgagaggcttaaatgcctggcctaaggatgcttggctttaggaaagggtcgtgggaaccaagcctgcaaatatagatgtaggcaaaacccacctgatgagccctttggtctgggcgaaacccttaagtatgtcacagttgaagtaatagtggtaatattatatatgaatggaatcaatatgtatgtatgtatgtttatacatacgtacatacatatatatatatatatatatatatatatatatatatatatatataaatatgtataaaaatttacatatatatatatatatatatatatatatatatatatatatatatatatatatatatacatacatatatatatatatatatatatatatatatatatatatatatatatatatatatatacatacatatatatatatatatatatatatatatatatatatatatatatatatatgtgtgtgtgtgtgtgtgtgtttatacacacacacacacacacacacacacacacacatatatatatatatatatatatatatatatatatatatatatatatatatatatatatatatatatatatatatatgaaaccacgaAGAGAAAGATGTAAATACTGGATTGAAGTTAATCTTATCAGCGACATAATGTGACTCATAAATTACtaactccactcaagtcttttcatttttcctgtaaTGACTAAGatgcataatttatgctcatcattAGTCAGGTATCGTAAtttttacgtacacacaaacacacacacacacacacacacacacacacacacctacatatcttaattttttataaatattattaaaatcctcgttctgttgatataaggaacatctcttctttatcatattttttgcatatctaAAACCTCTGCTGTTTAGAATTGAGTCTGTTACTTCCACACTTACACCAAGATCTTTTTGGTCttccaatcattatatatatatatatatatatatatatatatatatatatatatatatatatatatatatatatatatatatatatatacactctctctctctctctctctctctctctccctctctctctctctctctctctctctccacacacacacacacacatatatatgtatatatatatatatatatatatatatatatatatatatatatatatatatatatatatatatatatatttatatatatatatgtatgtatgtatatatgtatacatatacaaatactgtatatatatatatatatatatgtatatataaattgtatataatacatatattgatatatatgtatatatatatatatatatatatatatatatatatatatatatatgtatgtatatatatatatatatatatatatatatatatatatatatatatatatatatacagagagagagagagagagaaagagagagagagagagagaggagagagagagagagagagagagagagagagagagagagagagagagagagagagagagagttcacactgTATAAAATGAAGCTATTACCTCTTTTTCttccaataaattttttttcatgtattagcaatagattttattcttttgaacattgaaattttgataattatttagaataccgaaggcattaaagtgccgtatttcttgtagtttttcatctcgtgaattaattaaccataatttttcgttaatttaatcagtgcctttgattagtcacaattggattttatgattcatatgacataacttccttctcccatcctatcgccatcggtttaaaggtttaatggccgttcatgaatggcagaaactgatatacatatgacatatatccatacgatcagagcccaagccccctctccacccaagctaggaccaaggagggccagtcagtggttgctgatgactcagcagatagacctacaggctcccccgaactctaatccttagttaacaagaatagtaaggttacaacgaccaaagaatctaacgagtttgagtggttcTTGAACCCAAGCCAGGCggtcactagtcagggacgttaccacatcggccacaacatcgAAAAAAAAGGACATTTACTACTTAATGCTTTAAAATTTCAAagggtttatttcttcatttcctattcgcCAGTCAAATGGCGCTGTGACGTCATGAATTTCACTAATCTCTCATAAAATAATTAAGTTAGCTTTTATATATAATTGCCTTTTTGTATTCTTGAGAAAGTTCTTTGTATTCGTTTTATGGCTTTCTATGGGCTTATATTTCTGTGTCCATGTGTCGTTTGTATTTTGTTTGTTGAAatacatagatataattatatttt is part of the Palaemon carinicauda isolate YSFRI2023 chromosome 15, ASM3689809v2, whole genome shotgun sequence genome and encodes:
- the LOC137654158 gene encoding M protein, serotype 5-like, with protein sequence MAKELANKQAVIEAHENQLVDYYQSILKLKVELKMAQEKNDAQNQMESALVREKEALKQELEDKVTLDEENTMKIVELNEELVKAKKEIKAHDENRSQGHQSLVEDLQGEISKALVQNHELKEAVFTITKKNEGLREQLENNVKREKNLNGKIVRMTNMQDQMKKELSAKDVISSLKKELQKKDLENFIKEEGMGDVERCETAAEGDKKIVVVKEEKQEEDGPQRKLLIKKPKKKKPKRDKVSYSWAPLGSIVQGLETGENKVHNERSQEEKIQNKCEERRNKASCKAKVEVHIPRSEVVGTFHNHTHEPSKAKIDAAKTIQRVNMRAISTEGTVQQILSEACGSIDEETGANLPPIHHLRRYIRRHRQRLSRSRPLPLNAQELVLTD